The Apium graveolens cultivar Ventura chromosome 6, ASM990537v1, whole genome shotgun sequence genome contains a region encoding:
- the LOC141665018 gene encoding uncharacterized protein LOC141665018, producing MNRRIRDDDESPKHRSLSRKDNIYKLDRQANYIQQSRGTPPRESYAEPRKNERKPKAKREPKPKPEWTPLNRPRADILREVKGKPFYYPPKPLLAPPENRARDKHCGYHEDHGHTTENCFSLKMFIEDQIKKGNMNQYLQRRLNDQDRAPESGKNVVNVVFRGTASLPRSPDPDNDVMMIQPFEDEPIHFSYYDYEGLNPDHNLALVVTLDVINNEVKRIVVDNGSSANIVFEHTLKRMDLGHLRMDPRLEDPLYGFGNTMIPIWGIIYLPIIFGTAPLQVSHIMKFYVISATSLYNMILGRPTFTKLRVIPSTIHLKLKFPTPGGIGELKGDREMAGRCYGQALVIAET from the coding sequence ATGAACAGAAGAATACGTGATGATGACGAGTCTCCGAAACATCGCTCGTTATCCCGGAAAGATAATATATACAAACTGGATAGACAGGCCAATTATATTCAACAATCTCGGGGGACCCCACCCCGAGAGAGTTACGCTGAACCAAGAAAGAATGAAAGAAAGCCCAAGGCTAAGAGAGAACCCAAACCAAAACCAGAGTGGACACCCCTCAATCGACCCCGGGCCGACATCTTGCGCGAGGTTAAAGGTAAACCGTTCTATTATCCCCCAAAGCCTTTACTTGCGCCTCCTGAGAACAGAGCTCGGGACAAACATTGCGGATATCATGAAGATCATGGGCATACAACAGAAAATTGTTTCTCTCTCAAGATGTTCATAGAAGATCAGATCAAGAAAGgaaacatgaaccagtatcttcaAAGGAGGCTGAATGACCAAGACAGGGCCCCGGAAAGCGGCAAAAATGTGGTAAATGTTGTCTTCAGAGGCACGGCTTCTCTGCCCCGGAGCCCGGACCCGGATAATGATGTGATGATGATCCAGCCTTTTGAAGATGAGCCAATCCACTTCTCCTATTATGATTATGAAGGACTCAATCCGGACCACAACCTGGCCCTGGTGGTAACCCTGGATGTAATAAATAACGAGGTAAAGAGAATTGTAGTTGATAATGGTTCCTCTGCTAATATTGTATTCGAGCACACACTCAAAAGGATGGACCTCGGCCACCTCCGAATGGACCCCCGTCTCGAAGACCCCTTGTATGGATTTGGGAATACAATGATTCCCATCTGGGGTATCATTTATCTGCCCATTATCTTTGGGACTGCACCCTTGCAGGTCTCTCATATAATGAAGTTCTATGTGATAAGCGCAACCTCATTATACAACATGATCCTTGGAAGACCTACATTCACCAAACTCAGAGTAATTCCCTCTACAATTCACTTGAAGCTCAAATTCCCAACCCCGGGAGGTATTGGAGAGCTAAAAGGAGATAGAGAAATGGCAGGGAGATGTTATGGCCAAGCTTTGGTTATAGCAGAAACATAA